From a region of the Hippopotamus amphibius kiboko isolate mHipAmp2 chromosome 3, mHipAmp2.hap2, whole genome shotgun sequence genome:
- the TEX35 gene encoding testis-expressed protein 35, which produces MSAKRAELKKTNLNKNYKAVCLELKPEPIKAYDYKAAKQEGPFTKPGGTKELKNELREVREELKEKMEEIKQIKDVMDKDFDKLREFVEIMKEMQKDMDEKMDVFINIQKNSKLPLRRGLKEQQELRQIGKMGTDPQLRLKKLDGADGGPLARHKQMMAPQQPKKDPMDSLHHCDTCCETCFLCAPKNNYNQGKLPYQACASFSPLASGPAF; this is translated from the exons AATAAGAACTACAAGGCAGTTTGCCTGGAATTGAAGCCAGAGCCGATCAAA GCATATGACTACAAAGCAGCTAAACAAGAAGGGCCGTTTACCAAACCGGGAGGGACAAAGGAGCTAAAG aATGAACTCAGGGAGGTGAGGGAAGAGCTCAAGGAAAAAATGGAGGAGATAAAACAG ATAAAAGATGTAATGGACAAGGATTTTGATAAACTCCGGGAATTTGTGGAGATTATGAAG GAAATGCAGAAGGATATggatgagaagatggatgttttCATAAATATACAGAAGAACAGCAAGCT tCCCCTTAGGAGAGGACTAAAGGAGCAGCAAGAACTCAGGCAGATAGGAAAGATGGGCACAGACCCACAGCTCCGGCTCAAGAAATTGGATGGAGCTGATGGAGGACCACTTGCTCGTCACAAACAGATGATGGCACCGCAACAACCAAAAAAGGACCCGATGGATTCCCTTCACCACTGTGATACCTGCTGT GAGACATGTTTCTTGTGTGCCCCAAAGAACAACTACAATCAGGG GAAACTTCCATACCAGGCCTGCGCATCCTTTTCACCCTTGGCATCTGGACCTGCTTTCTGA